A part of Streptomyces sp. NBC_01451 genomic DNA contains:
- a CDS encoding DoxX family protein produces MFIAYVVLAVALSLLLVSSARSDITRDPKVTEQLKAVGVPDSWFLPLGLVKIAGALGLVSGIVYRPLGIAAAIGVVLYFLGAVITHLRAGDMKGVGTPTVIMLVAVAPIVLGFATL; encoded by the coding sequence GTGTTCATCGCCTATGTCGTCCTCGCCGTCGCACTGTCCCTGCTGCTGGTCTCCAGTGCCCGTTCCGACATCACCCGCGACCCGAAGGTCACGGAGCAGCTCAAGGCGGTCGGGGTGCCCGACAGCTGGTTCCTGCCGCTCGGCCTCGTCAAGATCGCGGGCGCTCTGGGGCTGGTCTCCGGCATCGTCTACCGGCCGTTGGGCATCGCGGCGGCGATCGGGGTCGTCCTGTACTTCCTGGGCGCCGTGATAACGCACCTCCGTGCAGGCGACATGAAGGGAGTCGGCACCCCGACCGTCATCATGCTCGTTGCCGTGGCGCCGATCGTGCTGGGGTTCGCGACGCTCTGA
- a CDS encoding recombinase family protein translates to MSIEQSGKVTAEHLRRDAYLYVRQSSLKQVVNNSESTQRQYALRGRAVALGWEDSQIIVIDSDQGRSGASTAGRDGFQHLVAEVSMGHAGIVLGLEVSRLARNNTDWHRLLEICALSGTLILDEDGLYDPRTFNDRLVLGLKGTMSEAELHLLAARLRGGQLAKARRGELKQGLPVGYVHDYADRIVKDPDASVRAVVEHVVDLFAATGSARQVVKAFAADRLTFPSRIRTGPRKGELVWGPLKHWQVLNVLHNPLYAGAFCYGRRKVERSADGRTHIRLLPREQWDTLIQDHHEGYVTFARWESNQTTLAAQAASRGLERTATAPREGPALLQGLVICGRCGRRMTIAYHLRQGREVSDYRCMTHAIQNGGTVCQRIPGPGVEQAVATLLLEELTPLAVEAALKVTDRLAAQAAETDRLRSTHLQRAQHRADLAKRRYLAVDPDNRLVADSLEADWNAALREVAVARKDIEHARTEAEPVNEALREKLAHLAGDVHRLWHDPGTPMRERKRIARLLITDVTLTKAVRITAQVRLSGGRHHTLDLPLPLGGGKLWQTPKPVVAAIDTLLEDHTDAEIANILNQRGLTSGKGMSFHRLLVRDIRQDYQLTSRFDRLRDRGLLTAHELAELLGVSVPTVWKWHRAGLLEGEKYNDKNACLYPHPGPNPPRIQQGVRLDHRRPATTTSK, encoded by the coding sequence GTGAGCATCGAGCAGAGCGGGAAGGTCACGGCGGAGCATCTGCGGCGGGACGCGTATCTGTATGTGCGCCAGTCCTCGCTCAAGCAGGTCGTCAACAACAGCGAGTCCACCCAGCGTCAGTACGCTCTTCGCGGCCGGGCCGTCGCGCTGGGCTGGGAGGACTCCCAGATCATCGTGATCGACTCCGATCAGGGCCGCTCCGGGGCCTCGACGGCGGGCCGGGACGGCTTCCAGCACCTGGTCGCCGAGGTCTCCATGGGGCATGCCGGGATCGTCCTCGGGCTCGAGGTGTCCCGCCTGGCCAGGAACAACACCGACTGGCACCGGCTGCTGGAGATCTGTGCGCTGTCCGGGACGCTGATCCTGGACGAGGACGGACTATACGATCCGCGGACCTTCAACGACCGGCTCGTGCTGGGCCTGAAGGGCACCATGTCGGAGGCCGAACTCCACCTGCTGGCAGCCCGGTTGCGGGGCGGACAGCTGGCCAAGGCCCGCCGCGGCGAGCTGAAGCAGGGCCTGCCGGTCGGCTATGTCCACGACTATGCCGACCGGATCGTCAAGGATCCCGATGCTTCGGTGCGGGCCGTCGTCGAGCACGTTGTGGACCTCTTCGCGGCCACCGGCTCGGCCCGCCAGGTCGTCAAAGCCTTCGCCGCAGACCGTCTCACTTTCCCCTCGCGTATCCGCACCGGTCCCCGCAAGGGCGAGCTGGTCTGGGGCCCGCTCAAGCACTGGCAGGTCCTCAATGTCCTCCACAACCCTCTCTATGCAGGGGCGTTCTGCTACGGACGACGCAAAGTCGAGCGCAGTGCGGACGGCAGGACCCACATCCGGCTGCTGCCGCGCGAGCAGTGGGACACCCTCATCCAAGACCACCACGAGGGCTATGTGACCTTCGCCCGGTGGGAGTCGAACCAGACCACACTCGCCGCGCAGGCCGCCTCCCGCGGCCTGGAGCGGACCGCGACCGCACCGCGGGAAGGGCCCGCGCTGCTGCAGGGCCTGGTGATCTGCGGCCGCTGCGGCCGGCGCATGACCATCGCCTATCACCTGCGCCAAGGCCGCGAGGTCTCCGACTACCGGTGCATGACCCACGCCATCCAAAACGGCGGCACGGTCTGCCAGCGCATCCCCGGTCCCGGCGTCGAACAGGCCGTCGCCACCCTGCTGTTGGAGGAGCTAACCCCGCTCGCTGTCGAGGCCGCCCTGAAGGTCACCGACCGCCTTGCCGCCCAGGCCGCCGAGACCGACCGGCTCCGATCCACCCACCTCCAACGCGCTCAGCACCGCGCCGACCTGGCCAAACGACGCTATCTCGCGGTCGATCCCGACAACCGTCTGGTCGCCGACAGCCTGGAAGCGGACTGGAACGCGGCCCTGCGCGAGGTCGCCGTGGCCCGCAAGGACATCGAACACGCCCGCACTGAAGCCGAACCCGTCAACGAGGCACTGCGGGAGAAACTGGCCCACCTCGCCGGTGACGTGCACCGGCTCTGGCACGATCCGGGCACCCCGATGCGGGAACGCAAACGCATCGCCCGCCTGCTCATCACGGACGTCACCCTCACCAAGGCCGTGCGGATCACCGCCCAGGTCCGGCTGTCCGGTGGCCGCCACCACACCCTCGACCTGCCCCTCCCGCTGGGCGGCGGGAAACTGTGGCAGACCCCGAAGCCCGTCGTCGCCGCCATCGACACCCTCCTCGAGGACCACACCGACGCGGAGATCGCCAACATCCTCAACCAGCGCGGCCTGACCAGCGGCAAGGGAATGTCCTTCCACCGGCTCCTGGTCCGCGACATCCGCCAGGACTACCAGCTCACCAGCCGCTTCGACCGGCTGCGGGACCGTGGCCTGCTGACCGCCCACGAACTCGCCGAACTCCTCGGCGTCAGCGTTCCCACCGTCTGGAAGTGGCACCGGGCCGGACTGCTCGAGGGCGAGAAGTACAACGACAAAAACGCCTGTCTCTACCCCCACCCGGGGCCCAATCCGCCCCGCATCCAGCAAGGTGTACGCCTCGACCACCGCCGACCAGCAACAACGACCTCAAAGTGA
- a CDS encoding DUF5372 family protein, protein MRLIHPFHPRGGEAFEFLERLNSWRGDVVLVLDGQGRRCSFPLEWTDMAPVDTFVAAASGGCPYRTGDLVELADLVAGLLSGGLIGVGEMTP, encoded by the coding sequence GTGCGGTTGATCCATCCGTTTCATCCCAGGGGCGGTGAGGCTTTCGAGTTCCTCGAGCGGCTCAACTCGTGGCGCGGGGATGTGGTGTTGGTCCTGGACGGGCAGGGCCGCAGGTGTTCGTTCCCGCTGGAGTGGACCGATATGGCGCCGGTGGATACGTTTGTCGCGGCGGCCAGCGGTGGTTGTCCGTATCGGACCGGGGATCTGGTCGAGTTGGCGGATCTGGTGGCCGGGCTGCTCTCTGGCGGCCTGATCGGTGTCGGGGAGATGACGCCGTGA
- a CDS encoding helix-turn-helix domain-containing protein: protein MSQPAGKKAALKEFRALNPRPNAVTDEDFTSCPFLDPDDVVQVKYEMVRRVRVDKVPVAQAAAAFGFCRQTFYVIAAALDAGGPAALVPGKPGPKGPRKLTEEVMEFIEQLRSGDASLRPARLAEAVLERFGITVHPRSVEKALARRREPRSAEEAHHCW, encoded by the coding sequence ATGAGCCAGCCGGCAGGCAAGAAGGCGGCACTGAAGGAGTTCCGGGCGCTCAATCCGCGGCCCAACGCGGTGACCGACGAGGACTTCACGTCGTGTCCGTTCCTGGATCCGGACGATGTGGTGCAGGTCAAGTACGAGATGGTGCGGCGGGTGAGGGTGGACAAGGTGCCCGTGGCGCAAGCCGCTGCGGCCTTCGGGTTCTGCCGGCAGACCTTCTATGTGATCGCCGCCGCGCTGGACGCGGGCGGGCCGGCCGCGCTGGTGCCGGGCAAGCCCGGCCCGAAGGGACCGCGCAAGCTCACCGAGGAGGTCATGGAGTTCATCGAACAACTCCGGTCCGGCGATGCCTCGTTGCGGCCGGCCCGGCTGGCGGAAGCGGTCTTGGAACGGTTCGGGATCACAGTTCATCCGCGGTCGGTGGAGAAAGCCCTGGCCAGGCGGCGCGAGCCACGCTCTGCGGAGGAAGCCCATCACTGCTGGTGA